Proteins found in one Magnolia sinica isolate HGM2019 chromosome 5, MsV1, whole genome shotgun sequence genomic segment:
- the LOC131246748 gene encoding thylakoid lumenal 17.9 kDa protein, chloroplastic isoform X1 — translation MPLNALLISAFPPISTSPNSNPSIPPFLQIPTANFRQLNFRTTTLLSNLASIAIALSLSSPSPSLAIPSLNSQNPLLPPTTPFSQSQNLQTGLEDGKIRPCPSVNPGCVSTNPKSSSFAFPWMIPENDRDNSAQMLKDAILKTQKNAKIQVIEDTPYGQYLQAEVDGGFGRDVLEFLIKRDVVVYRSMATKVTYVYPFTTALGDSKGQEERMKKILEQLGWYGPSFDYMD, via the exons ATGCCTCTGAATGCTCTCCTCATCTCTGCATTTCCACCCATCTCAACCTCTCCCAATTCAAATCCTTCAATCCCTCCATTTCTTCAAATTCCAACGGCTAATTTTCGACAGTTGAACTTTAGAACCACCACCCTCCTATCCAACCTAGCTTCCATTGCAATTGCTCTTTCTCTCAGTTCTCCCTCACCTTCTCTTGCAATCCCTTCTCTGAACTCCCAGAACCCTCTTCTCCCTCCCACCACTCCATTCTCTCAATCCCAGAACTTGCAGACCGGATTGGAAGATGG AAAAATCAGACCGTGTCCGTCAGTGAATCCGGGTTGCGTGTCAACAAATCCAAAGTCGTCGTCATTTGCATTTCCATGGATGATTCCAGAGAACGATAGGGATAATTCTGCTCAG ATGTTGAAGGATGCGATCTTGAAAACACAGAAGAATGCAAAGATTCAGGTCATTGAAGATACCCCATATG GTCAATACCTACAAGCTGAGGTGGATGGGGGTTTTGGCCGTGACGTGCTAGAGTTCTTGATCAAAAGGGATGTGGTCGTATACAGATCGATGGCCACAAAAGTCACATATGTTTATCCATTTACGACGGCTTTGGGCGATTCGAAGGGCCAAGAAGAAAGGATGAAGAAGATCCTGGAGCAGTTGGGATGGTATGGGCCCAGTTTCGATTACATGGACTGA
- the LOC131246748 gene encoding thylakoid lumenal 17.9 kDa protein, chloroplastic isoform X2, protein MGICFDPVSSNRKIRPCPSVNPGCVSTNPKSSSFAFPWMIPENDRDNSAQMLKDAILKTQKNAKIQVIEDTPYGQYLQAEVDGGFGRDVLEFLIKRDVVVYRSMATKVTYVYPFTTALGDSKGQEERMKKILEQLGWYGPSFDYMD, encoded by the exons ATGGGTATTTGCTTTGATCCTGTCTCCTCAAATAG AAAAATCAGACCGTGTCCGTCAGTGAATCCGGGTTGCGTGTCAACAAATCCAAAGTCGTCGTCATTTGCATTTCCATGGATGATTCCAGAGAACGATAGGGATAATTCTGCTCAG ATGTTGAAGGATGCGATCTTGAAAACACAGAAGAATGCAAAGATTCAGGTCATTGAAGATACCCCATATG GTCAATACCTACAAGCTGAGGTGGATGGGGGTTTTGGCCGTGACGTGCTAGAGTTCTTGATCAAAAGGGATGTGGTCGTATACAGATCGATGGCCACAAAAGTCACATATGTTTATCCATTTACGACGGCTTTGGGCGATTCGAAGGGCCAAGAAGAAAGGATGAAGAAGATCCTGGAGCAGTTGGGATGGTATGGGCCCAGTTTCGATTACATGGACTGA